A single region of the Biomphalaria glabrata chromosome 15, xgBioGlab47.1, whole genome shotgun sequence genome encodes:
- the LOC106071330 gene encoding protein FAM43A-like — translation MYDTTSTTQTKMNIFGWRKSVSISEQDPTFKVRYLGNVQTAVMKGEGCVDRATSIIWNNYLRSEHPGIEMKIVITGSGMKAYTKEQGLTEYRAHRISYCIAHPDYPKLFVWVYRHEGKKMKLELRCHAVLCKNEAKAKTMALQLHQKLSFALKEFQREKLRKQTSRLVMQRTKSMPKTGNVLPLRTQMLSTANNFRPPVSKSNTAPKLGAITEDEEDECVEEEEEDDDVVAMMRNHVLDGVEDNNNADNCSLPSTPASVGPSPPRLHHKGADHHGILAALDLESAEGMGSDFFNSEPIIDLELGNDLEELRRDDGVQYCIHEGADSDEESAESGFHDQDQDLAEVDKDKEAVISKGKTKLSSLTNGCNDEVCPLPSFGDFSSLTNEHTENTSL, via the coding sequence ATGTACGACACCACATCAACAACGCAGActaaaatgaatatatttgGTTGGCGCAAGAGCGTTAGCATCAGTGAACAGGACCCAACGTTCAAAGTGCGATACCTGGGCAACGTCCAGACAGCAGTGATGAAAGGCGAAGGGTGTGTGGATAGAGCCACCAGCATCATATGGAATAACTATCTCCGTAGCGAGCACCCGGGCATCGAGATGAAGATCGTTATCACAGGCTCAGGCATGAAGGCTTACACTAAGGAGCAGGGGCTCACCGAGTACAGAGCCCATAGAATATCCTATTGCATTGCCCACCCTGACTACCCTAAACTCTTTGTCTGGGTGTATCGCCACGAgggtaaaaaaatgaaactcgAGCTCCGGTGTCACGCTGTCTTGTGTAAGAATGAAGCCAAGGCCAAAACGATGGCGCTGCAGCTCCACCAGAAGCTGAGCTTCGCCTTAAAAGAGTTCCAGAGGGAGAAACTGAGGAAACAGACCTCCCGTCTGGTCATGCAGCGCACCAAGTCTATGCCTAAAACTGGCAATGTTCTTCCTCTCAGGACCCAAATGCTCAGCACAGCCAACAACTTTCGACCGCCAGTCTCCAAATCAAATACAGCACCAAAACTTGGTGCTATCACTGAGGATGAAGAAGATGAGTGTGTGGAGGAAGAGGAGGAAGACGATGATGTTGTAGCCATGATGAGAAATCATGTTCTCGATGGAGTGGAAGACAACAACAACGCAGACAACTGCAGCTTACCTTCCACTCCAGCCAGCGTGGGACCCTCCCCACCTCGCCTGCACCACAAAGGGGCAGATCATCATGGGATTCTGGCTGCCTTAGACCTGGAATCCGCTGAAGGCATGGGTTCAGACTTCTTCAATTCTGAACCAATCATAGACCTGGAATTGGGCAATGATTTAGAAGAACTGAGGCGGGATGATGGGGTTCAGTATTGCATTCATGAAGGGGCAGACTCCGATGAGGAGAGTGCAGAGTCAGGATTCCATGATCAAGATCAGGATCTGGCAGAAGTGGATAAAGACAAAGAGGCTGTGATTTCTAAAGGGAAAACAAAACTGTCTTCTCTGACCAACGGTTGTAATGACGAAGTGTGTCCACTTCCATCTTTTGGTGACTTCTCTTCGTTAACAAATGAACATACTGAAAATACAAGTTTGTGa